The sequence below is a genomic window from Rhizobium sp. NXC14.
CTGCAAACTTTCTGGCAAAGCGTGCCAAATCAGCTTAGTCTCCGCGCGATTTGAGAGAGTGCCCTGACACGCATGACGACAACTCCAACCAGGCGACACCGCATGATTTTGCCGGCACTTGCGGCCGGTTTCGGTGTTGCGGTCATCCTCGTCTCGACAAGCCCGTTTTCAGTTCTGGCCCAGGATGCCGCCCCGGAAGCGGCGCAATCTTCACACCCGCCGCCCGCCGAGGCACCGCCGCCCGATCCGGCCGCTGAACTTGCCGCCAGACGCGATCAGACCCGCGCCGAACTCGAAACCCTGTCGAAATCAATCAGCCTCTCCTCCGATAAGGTGAGCGAACTCCAGCAGAGTATCGCCAATCTGGAAAAGAGCACGCAGAGCATTCGCCAGGCGCTGATCGATTCCGCCGCCCGCCGCAAGCGGCTGGAAAAACAGATCCTTGAGAGCGAGAAGAAGCTTGCCGACCTCGGCGTCAAGGAGGATGGCATCCGCCGTTCCTTGCACGAACGCCGCGGCCTGCTGGCCGAGGTGCTGGCGGCACTCCAGCGCATGGGCCGCAATCCGCCGCCGGCTTTGCTCGTCACCCCGGACGACGCGCTCGCATCCGTGCGCAGCGCCATCCTGCTCGGCGCCGTCGTTCCCGGCATCCGCAAGGAAACCGACAAGCTCGCCGCCGATCTCGCAAGCCTGGCCGCGCTACAGACGGCAAGCGCCGCCGAGAAGAGCCAGCTGACGGCGACGATGACCGACAGCATCGAGGAAGAGCGGCGCATGGATCTGCTGCTTGCCGAAAACGACAAGCTCAGCCGCAGCAACGCCGCTGATCTGGAGGCCGAGAAGAAGCGGTCCGAGGAACTCGCGGGCAAGGCGACCAGCCTCGAAGGCCTCGTCGCCTCGATGGAATCCGAGATCGCCTCGGTACGCGAAGCGGCCGCCGCGGCCCGTCAGGCCGAGGAGAACCGCAAGCTCTTGACGGACGAGCAGCGGGCTCAGGCCAAGGCGCTGGCCGAGAGCGGCGTGCCCGATAAAAACCGCATTGCGCCCGCATATCCCTTCGCAGATTTGAGGGCGAAATTGGAACTGCCCGTGGCAGGCGATATCCTGCGCCAGTTCGGCGATGCCGATGGCACGGGGCATGAAGCCATGGGAATGACGGTCGCCACCAACCCGGAGACAGTGGTGACGGCCCCGGCAGACGGGCTGGTGGTTTTTGCCGGCGCTTTCCGCAGTTACGGTCAGATGATCATTCTCGACGCGGGCGACGGATACCACCTGGTTCTCTCGGGAATGGATACCATCAATACCCGTCAGGGAAAATTCGTTTTCTCTGGTGAACCGCTCGCCATGATGGGAGCGAAAAGAGTGGCGAGCGCAACTGCATTGGCGCTGGAAACGGACCGGCCAACGCTTTACATTGAATTTCGAAAAGACGGTAAACCGGTCGATTCCCGACCGTGGTGGACCGCCAAGGACACTGGAAAGGCACGCAATGATTCGTAGGGCTTCTCTTGTTCTGGTCGGCGCATTGATGGGTGCGACCGCGATGAGCGTCATTTATTCGGCAGGTGTGCCGGCAGAAGCAGCCGGATCCTCCACCTACAAGGAACTGTCGGTATTCGGCGATGTCTTCGAACGCGTGCGCGCGCAGTACGTCACGCCGCCGGCCGAAGACAAGCTGATCGAAAACGCCATCAACGGCATGCTGTCTTCGCTCGACCCGCATTCGAGCTACATGAATGCGAAGGACGCCGAAGATATGCGCACCCAGACGAAGGGTGAGTTCGGCGGTCTCGGCATCGAAGTCACGATGGAAGACGAGCTCGTCAAGGTCATCACGCCGATCGATGACACGCCCGCCGCCAAGGCCGGTGTTCTCGCCGGCGACTACATTTCCGAGATCGACGGGCAGTCCGTTCGCGGCCTGAAGCTGGAAGACGCCGTCGAGAAGATGCGCGGCGCCGTCAACACCCCAATCAAGCTGACGCTGATCCGCAAGGGCGCCGACAAGCCGATCGAGCTGACGATCGTCCGTGACGTTGTCGCGGTCCAGGCCG
It includes:
- a CDS encoding murein hydrolase activator EnvC, with the translated sequence MILPALAAGFGVAVILVSTSPFSVLAQDAAPEAAQSSHPPPAEAPPPDPAAELAARRDQTRAELETLSKSISLSSDKVSELQQSIANLEKSTQSIRQALIDSAARRKRLEKQILESEKKLADLGVKEDGIRRSLHERRGLLAEVLAALQRMGRNPPPALLVTPDDALASVRSAILLGAVVPGIRKETDKLAADLASLAALQTASAAEKSQLTATMTDSIEEERRMDLLLAENDKLSRSNAADLEAEKKRSEELAGKATSLEGLVASMESEIASVREAAAAARQAEENRKLLTDEQRAQAKALAESGVPDKNRIAPAYPFADLRAKLELPVAGDILRQFGDADGTGHEAMGMTVATNPETVVTAPADGLVVFAGAFRSYGQMIILDAGDGYHLVLSGMDTINTRQGKFVFSGEPLAMMGAKRVASATALALETDRPTLYIEFRKDGKPVDSRPWWTAKDTGKARNDS